A portion of the Homalodisca vitripennis isolate AUS2020 chromosome 2, UT_GWSS_2.1, whole genome shotgun sequence genome contains these proteins:
- the LOC124353731 gene encoding cyclin-dependent kinase 14 isoform X2 produces the protein MDLATAVPSCFHRCLTPGPRRAPNPDPPQHQGDSPFGKSEAYIKLEQLGEGSYATVFKGYSNLTNQVVALKEIRLQEEEGAPFTAIREASLLKELKHCNIVTLHDIVHTRETLTFVFEYVHTDLSQYMERHPGGLHYANVRLFLFQLLRGLAYCHRRRVLHRDVKPQNLLISEMGELKLADFGLARAKSVPSHTYSHEVVTLWYRPPDVLLGSTHYSCSLDMWGVGCIFVEMITGVPTFPGVRETYDQLDKIFKILGTPCEEDWEGVSQLPGYKPHKLGFYRGQKLGLSFPRLYDILEGESMATALLQLNPDKRIEAETALRHRYFSNLPKKLYELPDEVSIFSVDGVYLLQEGRAPGLKT, from the exons ATGGACCTGGCGACCGCTGTGCCTTCGTGCTTCCACCGCTGCCTCACCCCCGGGCCTCGGCGTGCACCGAACCCTGATCCCCCACAACACCAG GGTGACTCCCCGTTCGGCAAGTCAGAAGCCTATATTAAGTTGGAGCAACTGGGTGAGGGTTCCTATGCGACTGTTTTCAAAGGATACAGCAA CCTGACAAACCAAGTGGTGGCCTTAAAGGAGATAAGACTACAGGAGGAGGAGGGTGCTCCGTTCACCGCCATACGGGAGGCGTCCCTGCTCAAGGAGCTGAAACACTGCAACATAGTCACACTGCACGACATTGTACACACCAGGGAAACGCTCACATTTGTGTTCGAGTATGTT CACACAGATCTGTCACAGTACATGGAGCGACACCCAGGCGGCCTCCACTACGCCAACGTACGACTGTTCCTGTTCCAGCTACTGCGCGGACTGGCATACTGCCACCGACGGCGAGTGCTCCACCGCGATGTCAAGCCGCAGAACCTGCTTATCAGTGAGATGGGCGAGCTTAAGTTGGCCGACTTTG GGCTAGCCCGTGCCAAGTCTGTGCCGTCCCACACATACAGCCACGAGGTGGTGACACTTTGGTATCGGCCACCAGACGTGTTGCTAGGCTCCACCCACTACTCCTGCTCCCTCGACATGTGGGGTGTTGGCTGCATCTTCGTGGAAATGATCACTGGTGTTCCCACATTCCCTGGCGTGCGTGAAACTTATGACCAGCTCGACAAAATATTTAAG ATCCTGGGTACGCCCTGCGAGGAGGACTGGGAAGGTGTCAGCCAATTGCCAGGATATAAACCTCACAAGCTGGGTTTCTACCGAGGACAGAAGCTAGGCCTCTCCTTCCCCCGACTGTATGACATCCTGGAGGGAGAGAGCATGGCCACTGCGCTACTTCAG CTGAATCCAGACAAGAGGATAGAAGCTGAGACAGCTCTCAGACATCGATACTTCTCCAACCTCCCCAAGAAACTCTACGAGTTGCCTGATG
- the LOC124353731 gene encoding cyclin-dependent kinase 14 isoform X3, with the protein MRSFPVRKISHGDSPFGKSEAYIKLEQLGEGSYATVFKGYSNLTNQVVALKEIRLQEEEGAPFTAIREASLLKELKHCNIVTLHDIVHTRETLTFVFEYVHTDLSQYMERHPGGLHYANVRLFLFQLLRGLAYCHRRRVLHRDVKPQNLLISEMGELKLADFGLARAKSVPSHTYSHEVVTLWYRPPDVLLGSTHYSCSLDMWGVGCIFVEMITGVPTFPGVRETYDQLDKIFKILGTPCEEDWEGVSQLPGYKPHKLGFYRGQKLGLSFPRLYDILEGESMATALLQLNPDKRIEAETALRHRYFSNLPKKLYELPDEVSIFSVDGVYLLQEGRAPGLKT; encoded by the exons ATGCGTTCTTTCCCCGTCAGAAAAATAAGCCAC GGTGACTCCCCGTTCGGCAAGTCAGAAGCCTATATTAAGTTGGAGCAACTGGGTGAGGGTTCCTATGCGACTGTTTTCAAAGGATACAGCAA CCTGACAAACCAAGTGGTGGCCTTAAAGGAGATAAGACTACAGGAGGAGGAGGGTGCTCCGTTCACCGCCATACGGGAGGCGTCCCTGCTCAAGGAGCTGAAACACTGCAACATAGTCACACTGCACGACATTGTACACACCAGGGAAACGCTCACATTTGTGTTCGAGTATGTT CACACAGATCTGTCACAGTACATGGAGCGACACCCAGGCGGCCTCCACTACGCCAACGTACGACTGTTCCTGTTCCAGCTACTGCGCGGACTGGCATACTGCCACCGACGGCGAGTGCTCCACCGCGATGTCAAGCCGCAGAACCTGCTTATCAGTGAGATGGGCGAGCTTAAGTTGGCCGACTTTG GGCTAGCCCGTGCCAAGTCTGTGCCGTCCCACACATACAGCCACGAGGTGGTGACACTTTGGTATCGGCCACCAGACGTGTTGCTAGGCTCCACCCACTACTCCTGCTCCCTCGACATGTGGGGTGTTGGCTGCATCTTCGTGGAAATGATCACTGGTGTTCCCACATTCCCTGGCGTGCGTGAAACTTATGACCAGCTCGACAAAATATTTAAG ATCCTGGGTACGCCCTGCGAGGAGGACTGGGAAGGTGTCAGCCAATTGCCAGGATATAAACCTCACAAGCTGGGTTTCTACCGAGGACAGAAGCTAGGCCTCTCCTTCCCCCGACTGTATGACATCCTGGAGGGAGAGAGCATGGCCACTGCGCTACTTCAG CTGAATCCAGACAAGAGGATAGAAGCTGAGACAGCTCTCAGACATCGATACTTCTCCAACCTCCCCAAGAAACTCTACGAGTTGCCTGATG
- the LOC124353731 gene encoding cyclin-dependent kinase 14 isoform X1: protein MAQGYSLSLEPDELAVISAVRVLSVYIRQAAGQDMVWLCMCVAWSGACTRRQSFKARAGRNMKGDSPFGKSEAYIKLEQLGEGSYATVFKGYSNLTNQVVALKEIRLQEEEGAPFTAIREASLLKELKHCNIVTLHDIVHTRETLTFVFEYVHTDLSQYMERHPGGLHYANVRLFLFQLLRGLAYCHRRRVLHRDVKPQNLLISEMGELKLADFGLARAKSVPSHTYSHEVVTLWYRPPDVLLGSTHYSCSLDMWGVGCIFVEMITGVPTFPGVRETYDQLDKIFKILGTPCEEDWEGVSQLPGYKPHKLGFYRGQKLGLSFPRLYDILEGESMATALLQLNPDKRIEAETALRHRYFSNLPKKLYELPDEVSIFSVDGVYLLQEGRAPGLKT from the exons ATGGCACAGGGCTATTCCCTAAGTCTCGAGCCGGACGAATTAGCTGTTATCAGCGCAGTGCGGGTGTTATCAGTCTACATTAGGCAGGCCGCGGGACAAGACATGGTGTGGCTGTGCATGTGTGTGGCGTGGAGCGGAGCATGTACGCGTCGCCAGTCTTTCAAGGCCAGAGCGGGTCGAAACATGAAG GGTGACTCCCCGTTCGGCAAGTCAGAAGCCTATATTAAGTTGGAGCAACTGGGTGAGGGTTCCTATGCGACTGTTTTCAAAGGATACAGCAA CCTGACAAACCAAGTGGTGGCCTTAAAGGAGATAAGACTACAGGAGGAGGAGGGTGCTCCGTTCACCGCCATACGGGAGGCGTCCCTGCTCAAGGAGCTGAAACACTGCAACATAGTCACACTGCACGACATTGTACACACCAGGGAAACGCTCACATTTGTGTTCGAGTATGTT CACACAGATCTGTCACAGTACATGGAGCGACACCCAGGCGGCCTCCACTACGCCAACGTACGACTGTTCCTGTTCCAGCTACTGCGCGGACTGGCATACTGCCACCGACGGCGAGTGCTCCACCGCGATGTCAAGCCGCAGAACCTGCTTATCAGTGAGATGGGCGAGCTTAAGTTGGCCGACTTTG GGCTAGCCCGTGCCAAGTCTGTGCCGTCCCACACATACAGCCACGAGGTGGTGACACTTTGGTATCGGCCACCAGACGTGTTGCTAGGCTCCACCCACTACTCCTGCTCCCTCGACATGTGGGGTGTTGGCTGCATCTTCGTGGAAATGATCACTGGTGTTCCCACATTCCCTGGCGTGCGTGAAACTTATGACCAGCTCGACAAAATATTTAAG ATCCTGGGTACGCCCTGCGAGGAGGACTGGGAAGGTGTCAGCCAATTGCCAGGATATAAACCTCACAAGCTGGGTTTCTACCGAGGACAGAAGCTAGGCCTCTCCTTCCCCCGACTGTATGACATCCTGGAGGGAGAGAGCATGGCCACTGCGCTACTTCAG CTGAATCCAGACAAGAGGATAGAAGCTGAGACAGCTCTCAGACATCGATACTTCTCCAACCTCCCCAAGAAACTCTACGAGTTGCCTGATG